A stretch of the Streptomyces sp. NBC_00078 genome encodes the following:
- a CDS encoding enoyl-CoA hydratase/isomerase family protein — protein sequence MGEERFGEFVVVRRHGDGDVAHVAELVLDRPKAMNAVSSEMARSIAGACAALGADRDVRVVVVTSTHERAFCVGADLKERNSFSDADLVRQRPVARSAYTGVLELPVPTVAAVHGFALGGGFELALSCDLIVADRTAVVGLPEVSVGVIPGGGGTQLLPRRVGAARAAELIFTARRLEAAEARELGLVDELVEEGRDRAEALALASRIAENSPVGLRAAKRALRLGHGLDLRAGLEVEDAAWRSVAFSGDRAEGVAAFNEKRKPQWPGE from the coding sequence ATGGGTGAGGAGCGGTTCGGGGAGTTCGTGGTGGTGCGGCGACACGGAGACGGGGACGTCGCGCATGTCGCGGAGCTCGTCCTCGACCGGCCCAAGGCCATGAACGCGGTCTCGAGCGAGATGGCGCGTTCCATCGCCGGAGCGTGCGCGGCGCTGGGCGCCGACCGTGACGTACGGGTGGTCGTGGTGACGTCCACGCACGAGCGGGCGTTCTGCGTCGGGGCGGATCTGAAGGAGCGGAACTCCTTCTCCGACGCCGACCTGGTCCGGCAGCGGCCCGTCGCGCGCAGTGCCTACACCGGGGTGCTCGAACTGCCGGTGCCGACGGTTGCCGCGGTGCACGGGTTCGCGCTCGGCGGGGGCTTCGAGCTGGCGCTGTCGTGCGATCTGATCGTGGCCGACCGCACGGCCGTGGTGGGGCTGCCGGAGGTGTCCGTGGGGGTCATCCCGGGCGGTGGCGGAACGCAGCTGCTGCCGCGCCGGGTGGGGGCCGCCCGGGCGGCGGAACTCATCTTCACGGCCCGGCGTCTGGAGGCCGCCGAGGCGCGGGAGTTGGGCCTCGTGGACGAGCTGGTGGAGGAGGGGCGGGACCGGGCCGAGGCGCTGGCCCTTGCGTCCCGCATCGCCGAGAACTCGCCGGTCGGCCTGCGGGCCGCCAAGCGCGCGCTGCGCCTCGGCCACGGGCTCGACCTGCGGGCCGGCCTGGAGGTCGAGGACGCGGCATGGCGGTCCGTGGCGTTCTCCGGGGACCGGGCGGAGGGTGTGGCGGCGTTCAACGAGAAGCGGAAGCCTCAGTGGCCCGGCGAGTAG
- a CDS encoding GGDEF domain-containing protein: MGEDKRLAAVVALAQGMAAAHGSHEAWRSAATGACRALGGSFAALSAWERERGRLRVLVNVGERGEGEDEFPEDESYPVHQFPEITEFLHERWAGGGEPDAWVETAQGPAAGGRPGYVHQRVAALRRRGRGCCVVAPIVLNGRAWGELYVARPAGAAVFGRADADFATVLAAVVAAGIAQAERLEEARRLAYTDALTGLANRRAVDVKLEEAVESHRADGTVVSLVVCDLNGLKRVNDTCGHAVGDRLLERFGSVLSLCGAMLPGALAARLGGDEFCLLAVGPSADEVVKAAGELCRRAAELELGDGVACGVASTEDPIGPVRSARRLFRLADAAQYRAKALHAGRPVVAGRGGPDDPVMRLADAPSPQAASERRRFRGRRS; encoded by the coding sequence ATGGGTGAGGACAAGCGGCTCGCTGCCGTCGTCGCGTTGGCACAGGGCATGGCGGCGGCCCACGGCTCGCACGAGGCGTGGCGCTCGGCGGCGACCGGTGCGTGCCGGGCGCTCGGCGGGAGCTTCGCCGCGCTGTCGGCCTGGGAGCGGGAGCGCGGCCGGCTGCGGGTCCTTGTGAACGTGGGGGAGCGGGGCGAGGGGGAGGACGAGTTCCCGGAGGACGAGTCGTACCCGGTGCACCAGTTTCCCGAGATCACCGAGTTCCTGCACGAGCGGTGGGCCGGGGGCGGTGAGCCCGACGCGTGGGTGGAGACGGCGCAGGGGCCCGCGGCGGGCGGCCGCCCCGGTTACGTCCATCAGCGGGTCGCCGCTCTGCGCCGCCGCGGCCGCGGCTGCTGTGTCGTCGCCCCGATCGTGCTGAACGGGCGGGCGTGGGGCGAGCTCTACGTTGCGCGTCCCGCCGGTGCGGCCGTCTTCGGGCGGGCCGACGCCGACTTCGCCACCGTCCTGGCTGCTGTCGTCGCCGCCGGGATCGCCCAGGCGGAGCGGCTGGAGGAGGCGCGACGGCTGGCGTACACCGACGCCCTCACCGGTCTCGCCAACCGGCGTGCCGTCGATGTGAAGCTGGAGGAGGCCGTCGAGTCGCACCGAGCGGACGGTACGGTCGTCAGCCTGGTCGTCTGTGACCTCAACGGCCTCAAGCGCGTGAACGACACCTGCGGCCATGCCGTGGGCGACCGGCTGCTCGAACGCTTCGGCTCCGTGCTCTCCCTGTGCGGCGCGATGCTGCCCGGTGCGCTCGCCGCGCGCCTGGGCGGGGACGAGTTCTGCCTGCTCGCCGTCGGGCCGTCCGCCGACGAGGTGGTCAAGGCGGCCGGCGAACTGTGCCGCCGCGCCGCCGAGTTGGAGCTCGGCGACGGCGTCGCCTGCGGGGTCGCGTCCACCGAGGACCCGATCGGGCCGGTCCGCTCCGCCCGCCGGCTCTTCCGGCTCGCGGACGCCGCCCAGTACCGGGCGAAGGCGCTCCACGCGGGCAGGCCGGTCGTGGCCGGGCGGGGAGGGCCCGACGACCCGGTCATGCGGCTGGCCGACGCGCCTTCGCCGCAGGCCGCTTCCGAGCGGCGCCGCTTCCGGGGGCGGCGCAGCTGA
- the hutH gene encoding histidine ammonia-lyase has protein sequence MHTVVVGTSGVTASDVLAVARGGARVELSKEAAQALAAAREIVDALAAKPEPVYGVSTGFGALATRHISPELRAQLQRNIVRSHAAGLGPHVEREVVRALMFLRLKTVCSGHTGVRPEVAQTMADVLNAGITPVVHEYGSLGCSGDLAPLSHCALTLMGEGDAEGPDGTVRPAGELLAEHGIAPVELREKEGLALLNGTDGMLGMLVMALADLDMLYKSADVTAALSMEALLGTDRVLAPELHAIRPHPGQGASAANMLAVLKGSELTGHHQDDAPRVQDAYSVRCAPQVAGAGRDTMAHARLVAERELASAVDNPVVLPDGRVESNGNFHGAPVAYVLDFLAIAAADLASIAERRTDRLLDKNRSHGLPPFLADDAGVDSGLMIAQYTQAALVSEMKRLAVPASADSIPSSAMQEDHVSMGWSAARKLRTAVGNLARVVAVELYAATRAIELREGLTPAPASQAAITAVRAAGVEGPGPDRFLAPDLAAADTFVREGRLVAAVETVTGPLQ, from the coding sequence ATGCACACTGTGGTGGTGGGGACGTCCGGGGTGACCGCGTCCGACGTTCTCGCCGTGGCGCGCGGCGGCGCCCGGGTCGAGCTGTCGAAGGAGGCGGCGCAGGCCCTTGCCGCGGCCCGCGAGATCGTGGACGCGCTGGCGGCCAAGCCCGAGCCCGTCTACGGCGTCAGCACCGGCTTCGGCGCCCTGGCGACCCGGCACATCAGCCCGGAACTGCGGGCCCAGCTGCAGCGCAACATCGTCCGCTCGCACGCCGCCGGCCTCGGGCCGCACGTGGAGCGGGAAGTCGTACGGGCCCTGATGTTCCTGCGGCTCAAGACCGTCTGCTCGGGACACACCGGCGTCCGCCCCGAGGTCGCGCAGACCATGGCCGACGTGCTGAACGCCGGGATCACCCCCGTCGTCCACGAGTACGGCTCCCTAGGCTGCTCCGGCGACCTCGCGCCCCTGTCCCACTGCGCCCTGACGCTCATGGGAGAGGGCGACGCGGAAGGTCCGGACGGCACCGTCCGCCCCGCCGGTGAGCTCCTTGCCGAGCACGGGATCGCCCCCGTCGAGCTGCGCGAGAAGGAGGGCCTCGCCCTCCTCAACGGCACCGACGGCATGCTCGGCATGCTCGTCATGGCCCTCGCCGACCTGGACATGCTCTACAAGTCGGCCGACGTGACGGCCGCCCTCTCCATGGAAGCGCTGCTCGGCACGGACCGGGTCCTCGCCCCCGAGCTGCACGCCATCCGCCCGCACCCCGGGCAGGGCGCCTCCGCCGCCAACATGCTTGCCGTGCTGAAGGGTTCGGAACTCACCGGGCACCACCAGGACGACGCCCCGCGGGTCCAGGACGCCTACTCGGTGCGCTGCGCCCCGCAGGTCGCCGGCGCCGGACGCGACACCATGGCGCACGCCCGCCTGGTCGCCGAGCGCGAGCTGGCGTCCGCCGTCGACAACCCGGTCGTGCTGCCCGACGGGCGCGTGGAGTCCAACGGCAACTTCCATGGCGCCCCGGTCGCCTACGTCCTGGACTTCCTCGCCATCGCCGCCGCGGACCTCGCCTCCATCGCCGAGCGCCGCACCGACAGGTTGCTCGACAAGAACCGCAGCCACGGCCTGCCGCCGTTCCTGGCCGACGACGCGGGCGTCGACTCCGGGCTCATGATCGCCCAGTACACGCAGGCCGCGCTGGTGAGCGAGATGAAGCGACTGGCCGTGCCGGCGTCCGCCGACTCGATCCCGTCCTCCGCCATGCAGGAGGACCACGTCTCCATGGGCTGGTCGGCCGCCCGCAAGCTGCGCACCGCCGTCGGCAACCTCGCGCGCGTGGTCGCCGTCGAGTTGTACGCCGCCACCCGCGCGATCGAGCTGCGCGAGGGCCTGACCCCGGCGCCCGCCTCGCAGGCGGCCATCACGGCCGTGCGGGCGGCGGGAGTCGAGGGCCCCGGTCCCGACCGGTTCCTCGCGCCCGACCTCGCCGCCGCGGACACGTTCGTGCGCGAGGGACGGCTGGTCGCCGCGGTGGAGACCGTCACCGGGCCGCTGCAGTAG
- a CDS encoding Ig-like domain-containing protein produces the protein MEKRVMTNSKRRRGLAAASALLGGVLVLSACSGGNDDASGTKGKDTSQAKADEAAAKKSSEAEIEITPKDGSDNASINNSAAVTVSKGTLTGVTMTTADGAAVAGQLSADKLTWKPSTQLERSTTYKVAAEAKDSDGRVAHENGSFTTVSPSNSFIGNFTPENGSTVGVGMPVSINFDKAITNKAAVQKGITVSSSTGQEVVGHWFGANRIDFRPEDYWKENSTITLKLALDGVEGASGVYGVQQKTVTFHIGRNQISYVDAKTKQMKVTQDGKTVKTIPISAGSPENKTYNGIMVMSEKFKETRMNGATVGFTDDDGKGEYDIKDVPHAIRLTNSGTFVHGNYWGAKSIFGSVNTSHGCVGLSDTKGANDKGTPGYWFFNSSIVGDVVVTSNTGDKTVQPDNGLNGWNLSWADWKAGSAV, from the coding sequence ATGGAGAAGCGTGTGATGACGAACAGTAAGCGGCGCAGGGGCCTCGCGGCCGCGTCCGCACTGCTCGGCGGGGTTCTGGTGCTCTCGGCCTGTTCCGGCGGCAACGACGACGCCTCCGGCACCAAGGGCAAGGACACCTCGCAGGCCAAGGCCGACGAGGCGGCGGCCAAGAAGTCCTCCGAGGCCGAGATCGAGATCACGCCCAAGGACGGCTCGGACAACGCCTCCATCAACAACTCCGCCGCCGTCACCGTCAGTAAGGGCACGCTCACGGGCGTGACGATGACGACCGCCGACGGCGCCGCGGTGGCGGGCCAGCTGTCCGCGGACAAGCTCACCTGGAAGCCCAGCACCCAACTGGAGCGCTCGACGACCTACAAGGTCGCCGCGGAGGCCAAGGACTCCGACGGCCGCGTCGCGCACGAGAACGGCTCCTTCACGACGGTCTCGCCGTCCAACAGCTTCATAGGCAACTTCACGCCGGAGAACGGCTCCACCGTCGGCGTCGGCATGCCCGTGTCGATCAACTTCGACAAGGCGATCACCAACAAGGCCGCCGTCCAGAAGGGCATCACGGTCTCCTCCAGCACCGGCCAGGAGGTCGTCGGCCACTGGTTCGGCGCCAACCGGATCGACTTCCGCCCCGAGGACTACTGGAAGGAGAACTCGACCATCACGCTGAAGCTCGCGCTCGACGGCGTCGAGGGCGCCTCCGGTGTCTACGGTGTGCAGCAGAAGACGGTCACCTTCCACATCGGCCGCAACCAGATCTCCTACGTCGACGCGAAGACCAAGCAGATGAAGGTCACGCAGGACGGCAAGACCGTCAAGACGATCCCGATCTCGGCCGGTTCGCCGGAGAACAAGACCTACAACGGCATCATGGTCATGTCCGAGAAGTTCAAGGAGACGCGCATGAACGGCGCGACCGTGGGCTTCACCGACGACGACGGCAAGGGCGAGTACGACATCAAGGACGTGCCGCACGCCATCCGCCTGACCAACTCCGGCACCTTCGTGCACGGCAACTACTGGGGCGCGAAGTCCATCTTCGGCAGCGTCAACACCAGCCACGGGTGTGTCGGCCTGTCGGACACGAAGGGCGCCAACGACAAGGGCACGCCCGGCTACTGGTTCTTCAACAGCTCGATCGTCGGTGACGTCGTGGTGACGTCCAACACCGGCGACAAGACCGTCCAGCCGGACAACGGCCTCAACGGCTGGAACCTCAGCTGGGCCGACTGGAAGGCCGGCTCCGCCGTCTGA
- a CDS encoding helix-turn-helix domain-containing protein gives MDQQPDPVQEPAGALDRRAELSEFLRTRRARLKPEDVGLPDFGRHRRVPGLRREELAQLAGVSVAYYTRLEQGNGRNVSAEVLDSIARALRLTDAEHAHLTHLAKPKQHKKKPAGRSQQARASLQQLLDTMDGVPAYVVGRRAEILVWNRMAAAVFGDWAELPVQERNWARLVFLRPAYRELFIDWEQKAIDIVCALRMEAGCYPDDPRLSALVGELSVKSEDFRRLWATHDVKEKSHGLKHLRHPLVGELFLQFESFRLAGDGDQGLVTYHAEPGSASAEALRLLASWGADATRSGTGASSAPSA, from the coding sequence ATGGACCAACAGCCCGATCCCGTACAGGAGCCGGCCGGCGCGCTGGACCGGCGTGCCGAGCTCAGCGAGTTCCTGCGCACCCGGCGTGCCCGGCTGAAGCCGGAGGACGTGGGGCTGCCGGACTTCGGGCGGCACCGGCGGGTACCGGGGCTGCGGCGCGAGGAGCTGGCGCAGCTGGCGGGCGTCTCGGTGGCGTACTACACCCGCCTTGAGCAGGGCAACGGGCGGAACGTGTCGGCGGAGGTGCTCGACTCCATCGCGCGGGCGCTCAGGCTTACCGACGCCGAGCACGCCCATCTGACGCATCTGGCGAAGCCGAAGCAGCACAAGAAGAAGCCCGCCGGGCGCAGCCAGCAGGCGCGGGCCTCGCTGCAGCAGCTCCTCGACACCATGGACGGGGTTCCGGCCTACGTCGTGGGGCGGCGCGCGGAGATCCTGGTGTGGAACCGGATGGCGGCGGCGGTCTTCGGCGACTGGGCGGAGCTGCCTGTCCAGGAGCGGAACTGGGCGCGGCTGGTGTTCCTGCGTCCTGCCTACCGGGAGCTGTTCATCGACTGGGAGCAGAAGGCGATCGACATCGTCTGCGCGCTGCGCATGGAGGCGGGCTGCTACCCGGACGACCCCCGGCTGTCGGCGCTGGTCGGCGAGCTGTCGGTGAAGAGCGAGGACTTCCGGCGGCTGTGGGCCACGCACGACGTCAAGGAGAAGAGCCACGGCCTCAAGCACCTGCGCCATCCGCTCGTGGGTGAACTGTTTCTGCAGTTCGAGTCGTTCAGGCTCGCGGGCGACGGGGACCAGGGGCTGGTGACGTATCACGCGGAACCGGGGTCCGCGTCCGCGGAGGCGTTGCGGTTGCTGGCGAGCTGGGGGGCGGATGCGACGCGTTCGGGAACCGGTGCGTCGTCGGCACCCTCGGCCTGA
- a CDS encoding NAD(P)-dependent alcohol dehydrogenase, with protein sequence MTTVAAYAAPAAKAPLERTTVERRAVREYDVLIDIKFAGICHSDIHQAREGWGEAMFPMVPGHEIAGIVSEVGPGVTKYQVGDRVGVGCLVDSCRECDNCKAGLEQYCTGGGVGTYNALDKNGEPTYGGYSEKIVVDENYVVRIPDGISLDVAAPLLCAGITTYSPLRHWNAGPGKKVAILGMGGLGHMGVKIAHALGAEVTVLSQSLRKQDDGLKLGADHYHATSDPKTFEDLKGTFDLILSTVSAPLDLDAYLSLLRTDGAFVNVGAPEEPVKLNLFSVIGGRKTLAGSGIGGIRETQEMLDFCAEHGFGAEIELIRADEINEAYERVLASDVRYRFVIDTATI encoded by the coding sequence ATGACCACTGTTGCTGCGTACGCCGCCCCCGCCGCGAAGGCTCCCCTGGAGCGCACCACGGTCGAGCGCCGGGCGGTGCGTGAGTACGACGTTCTGATCGACATCAAGTTCGCCGGTATCTGCCACTCGGACATCCACCAGGCACGGGAGGGCTGGGGCGAGGCCATGTTCCCGATGGTCCCGGGGCACGAGATCGCGGGCATCGTCTCCGAGGTCGGCCCGGGTGTCACCAAGTACCAGGTCGGCGACCGTGTGGGCGTCGGCTGCCTGGTCGACTCCTGCCGTGAGTGCGACAACTGCAAGGCCGGTCTGGAGCAGTACTGCACCGGAGGCGGCGTCGGCACCTACAACGCCCTCGACAAGAACGGCGAGCCCACCTACGGCGGCTACTCGGAGAAGATCGTCGTCGACGAGAACTACGTCGTCCGCATCCCCGACGGCATCTCGCTGGACGTGGCCGCACCCCTGCTGTGCGCCGGCATCACCACGTACTCTCCGCTGCGGCACTGGAACGCCGGCCCCGGCAAGAAGGTCGCGATCCTCGGCATGGGCGGCCTCGGCCACATGGGCGTCAAGATCGCGCATGCGCTGGGCGCCGAGGTCACCGTCCTCTCCCAGTCCCTGCGCAAGCAGGACGACGGGCTGAAGCTGGGCGCAGACCACTACCACGCCACCAGCGACCCGAAGACCTTCGAGGACCTCAAGGGCACCTTCGACCTGATCCTTTCGACGGTGTCGGCCCCGCTGGACCTCGACGCGTATCTGTCCCTGCTGCGCACGGACGGCGCCTTCGTGAACGTCGGCGCCCCCGAGGAGCCCGTCAAGCTCAACCTGTTCTCGGTGATCGGCGGCCGCAAGACCCTCGCCGGCTCCGGCATCGGCGGCATCCGGGAGACCCAGGAGATGCTGGACTTCTGCGCCGAGCACGGCTTCGGCGCCGAGATCGAGCTGATCCGCGCGGACGAGATCAACGAGGCGTACGAGCGGGTACTGGCGAGTGACGTCCGCTACCGCTTCGTGATCGACACGGCCACGATCTGA
- a CDS encoding SDR family oxidoreductase produces the protein MTSPILVTGGTGTLGCHVAPLLQAAGREARVLSRNARPAANGVEYVVGDLLKDEGIAAAVAGTETVLHLAGGQKGDDEATRALIRAAQASGVRHLVYISVIGADRVPLAWLRTKLDSERAVADSGIPWTTLRAAQFHELTLAMVEKTTKLPVLPAPGGLRLQPVDSREVAARLVELTLGKPAGPVPDMVGPRLYDIPALVRPYLELRGRRPRPKLPVRIPGKAGRAYRAGDNLTLEGAEAGKRTWEEFLADRVA, from the coding sequence ATGACGTCACCCATCCTGGTCACGGGCGGCACGGGCACCCTCGGCTGCCATGTGGCCCCACTCCTGCAGGCGGCCGGCCGCGAGGCGCGCGTGCTGAGCCGGAACGCCCGCCCTGCGGCGAACGGCGTCGAGTACGTCGTCGGCGACCTACTGAAGGACGAGGGCATCGCGGCCGCCGTGGCCGGCACGGAGACCGTCCTGCACCTCGCGGGCGGCCAGAAGGGCGACGACGAGGCGACCCGTGCGCTGATCCGGGCGGCGCAGGCCTCGGGCGTCCGTCACCTGGTCTACATCTCGGTCATCGGCGCGGACCGCGTCCCGCTGGCCTGGTTGCGCACCAAGCTGGACTCCGAGCGCGCCGTCGCCGACTCGGGCATCCCGTGGACGACGTTGCGCGCGGCCCAGTTCCACGAGCTGACGTTGGCGATGGTGGAGAAGACGACGAAGCTCCCCGTCCTCCCGGCCCCCGGCGGCCTCCGCCTCCAGCCGGTCGACTCCCGCGAAGTCGCCGCCAGGCTGGTGGAGTTGACCCTGGGCAAACCCGCGGGCCCGGTCCCGGACATGGTTGGCCCCAGGCTCTACGACATCCCCGCCCTGGTCCGCCCGTACCTCGAACTCCGCGGCCGGCGCCCCCGCCCGAAGCTGCCCGTCCGCATCCCGGGGAAGGCGGGGCGGGCATACCGGGCGGGGGACAACCTCACGCTGGAGGGAGCGGAGGCCGGGAAGCGGACGTGGGAGGAGTTCCTGGCGGACCGTGTGGCCTGA
- the msrA gene encoding peptide-methionine (S)-S-oxide reductase MsrA, protein MAAQTQRAVLAGGCFWGMEELIRRLPGVTGTRVGYTGGDVPNATYRNHGTHAEAIEILFDPEKTDFRSLLEFFFQIHDPSTRNRQGNDIGLSYRSAIYYVDDEQKRIAEDTIADVDASGLWPGKVVTEVEPVGPFWEAEPEHQDYLQRYPDGYTCHFPRPGWRLPARAEG, encoded by the coding sequence ATGGCTGCGCAGACGCAGAGGGCCGTGCTGGCGGGCGGATGTTTCTGGGGGATGGAGGAGCTGATCCGCCGGCTCCCGGGCGTGACGGGGACCCGGGTCGGATACACCGGAGGCGACGTGCCGAACGCGACGTACCGTAACCACGGCACGCACGCCGAGGCCATTGAGATCCTTTTCGACCCCGAGAAGACCGACTTCCGCTCGCTCCTGGAGTTCTTCTTCCAGATCCACGACCCGAGCACCAGGAACCGCCAGGGCAACGACATCGGCCTCAGCTACCGCTCAGCGATCTACTACGTTGACGACGAGCAGAAGCGCATCGCCGAGGACACGATCGCGGACGTGGACGCCTCCGGACTGTGGCCGGGCAAGGTCGTCACCGAGGTGGAGCCCGTCGGCCCCTTCTGGGAGGCCGAGCCCGAGCACCAGGACTACCTGCAGCGCTACCCGGACGGCTACACCTGCCACTTCCCCCGCCCGGGATGGCGACTGCCCGCCCGCGCGGAGGGCTGA
- a CDS encoding DUF4291 domain-containing protein yields the protein MEEPQRGIRAAYADSTITVYQAYSPEIGLPAVRDGRFPAAWKRDRMTWIKPSFLWMMYRCGWGAKEGQETVLAVEISRDGFEWALRHACLSSYVREVHPDRATWQRQLQRAPARVQWDPERDLHLQPLPYRSLQLGLSGEAALRYADEWTVAIRDVTPLAREIHGLVSGGDLASASRLLPQERPYPVGEEFLAHVCG from the coding sequence ATGGAAGAACCGCAACGAGGGATCCGTGCGGCCTATGCCGACTCCACGATCACTGTCTACCAGGCGTACTCCCCGGAGATCGGCCTGCCCGCCGTCCGCGACGGCCGTTTCCCCGCTGCGTGGAAGCGCGACAGGATGACGTGGATCAAGCCGTCGTTCCTGTGGATGATGTATCGCTGCGGCTGGGGTGCCAAGGAGGGGCAGGAGACCGTCCTCGCTGTCGAGATCAGCCGGGATGGCTTCGAGTGGGCGCTGCGCCACGCGTGTCTGTCGAGCTATGTACGCGAGGTGCACCCCGACCGGGCCACCTGGCAGCGTCAGTTGCAGCGCGCTCCGGCCCGCGTGCAGTGGGACCCCGAACGGGACCTGCACCTGCAGCCCCTGCCCTACCGATCCCTGCAACTCGGCCTGTCGGGTGAGGCCGCACTGCGCTACGCGGACGAGTGGACGGTCGCCATCCGCGACGTGACCCCACTCGCCCGCGAGATCCACGGCCTGGTCAGCGGTGGCGACCTGGCCTCCGCCTCCCGACTGCTGCCCCAGGAACGCCCCTATCCCGTCGGGGAGGAGTTCCTCGCCCATGTGTGCGGATGA